A single region of the Paludibacter jiangxiensis genome encodes:
- a CDS encoding (2Fe-2S)-binding protein, with the protein MEDTEICHCNNVSKNEITNAICQHGYTSVAEIQNKLKAGIICGRCIPEIRDILAKQNQ; encoded by the coding sequence ATGGAAGACACAGAAATTTGCCATTGCAACAACGTTTCGAAGAACGAAATTACCAATGCTATCTGCCAACACGGATATACCTCCGTAGCCGAAATACAGAATAAACTCAAAGCCGGCATTATTTGCGGGCGCTGTATTCCTGAGATACGGGACATTCTGGCAAAACAAAACCAATAA
- a CDS encoding nitric-oxide reductase large subunit: MNTKQLWIGFIAVMVVCFSILGIFGYELYLQKPPIPDKVISASGELLFTGQEIRDGQSVWQSIGGQEVGTVWGHGSYVAPDWSADWLHREAVFMLNKLALHQQANSIPYNKEKPENQAFLKSLLQKDLRTNSYNEATHTLVISDLRAQAIKANMEYYKKLFTNGKDLEKTRVAYAIPANTIKNDASMKKMNAFFFWTAWACITQRPGKIITYTSNWPADDLVGNHATSAHLFWSMFSIVMLLLGIGLLGFYYARNQDKTPVHDHYPDKDPLINLQPTPSMAATLKYFWIVTALIVVQVLSGVITAHYGVEGKGFFGLPLDNILPYSISRTWHVQLAIFWIATAWLATGLFIAPAVSGYEPKFQKLGVNVLFGALLIVVIGSLAGEWMGVMQKLGLVQNFYFGHQGYEYVDLGRFWQILLFAGLIIWLILMVRALLPALKIKSESRNLLILFVISSVAIAAFYGAGLMYGRQSHLSVAEYWRWWVVHLWVEGFFEVFATTVIAFILVKLGLVNIKTGTTSALFVTIIYLLGGIVGTFHHLYFAGAPISIIALGASFSALEVVPLVMVGSEAWHNFKLTKSTEWIKKYRWAIFCFIAVAFWNLVGAGVFGFLINPPIALYYMQGLNTTPVHGHTALFGVYGMLGIGLMLFSLRGMTLKHEWREDVLKYSFWGFQIGLILMVLLSILPVGIKQTIAAVDHGIWYARSMEFMQEPLMQTLRWLRVIGDTIFGLGSVGLVYFVVGLKTGWSLKK; the protein is encoded by the coding sequence ATGAACACCAAACAACTTTGGATTGGATTTATCGCCGTTATGGTGGTATGTTTTTCGATTCTGGGCATTTTTGGGTATGAATTGTACCTGCAAAAGCCTCCGATTCCGGATAAAGTAATCAGTGCAAGTGGCGAATTGCTCTTTACGGGTCAGGAGATTCGCGACGGGCAGAGTGTGTGGCAATCAATAGGAGGCCAGGAAGTAGGCACGGTGTGGGGCCACGGATCATATGTGGCACCCGACTGGTCGGCCGACTGGCTACATCGCGAAGCAGTTTTTATGCTCAACAAACTGGCGCTGCATCAACAGGCAAACTCCATTCCTTACAACAAGGAAAAACCGGAGAATCAGGCGTTCCTGAAGAGCCTACTGCAAAAGGATCTGCGCACGAACAGCTATAACGAGGCAACGCACACGTTGGTTATTTCGGACCTCAGGGCACAAGCTATCAAGGCCAACATGGAGTATTACAAAAAACTCTTCACCAACGGCAAAGATCTTGAAAAGACAAGAGTTGCCTATGCCATCCCGGCAAATACCATCAAGAACGATGCCAGCATGAAGAAGATGAATGCATTCTTCTTTTGGACTGCATGGGCATGCATTACTCAACGACCGGGCAAAATCATTACCTATACCAGCAACTGGCCTGCCGACGATTTGGTGGGCAATCATGCCACCAGTGCTCACCTGTTCTGGTCGATGTTCAGCATTGTGATGCTTTTACTGGGCATCGGGCTGCTGGGATTCTACTATGCCCGCAATCAGGACAAAACCCCTGTTCACGACCATTATCCGGATAAAGATCCGCTGATCAACCTTCAACCGACGCCTTCGATGGCGGCAACGTTGAAATATTTCTGGATAGTCACGGCATTGATTGTGGTACAGGTTCTTTCTGGAGTTATCACGGCACATTATGGCGTAGAAGGGAAAGGCTTTTTCGGCTTACCTCTCGACAATATTCTCCCCTACTCTATTTCTCGTACCTGGCACGTACAGCTTGCCATCTTCTGGATAGCAACTGCCTGGCTCGCCACGGGACTATTTATTGCTCCCGCAGTATCAGGTTACGAACCGAAATTCCAAAAACTCGGAGTTAATGTACTGTTTGGTGCGCTGTTGATAGTGGTGATCGGTTCGCTGGCCGGAGAATGGATGGGCGTGATGCAAAAACTGGGTTTAGTACAAAACTTCTATTTCGGACATCAGGGCTACGAATATGTCGATCTTGGACGCTTCTGGCAAATCCTTCTTTTTGCGGGATTAATTATCTGGCTCATTCTAATGGTACGAGCCTTATTGCCAGCTCTGAAAATTAAGTCGGAAAGCAGAAATCTGCTGATTCTATTCGTGATTTCATCGGTTGCCATAGCTGCATTCTACGGCGCCGGCCTTATGTACGGACGTCAGTCGCACCTATCGGTTGCCGAATACTGGCGCTGGTGGGTGGTCCATCTCTGGGTCGAAGGATTTTTCGAAGTGTTTGCCACTACGGTTATCGCATTTATTCTGGTAAAACTGGGACTTGTCAACATCAAAACCGGCACCACAAGCGCTCTGTTTGTCACCATCATCTACCTGTTAGGAGGTATTGTCGGCACCTTCCACCACCTCTATTTTGCAGGAGCACCTATATCCATTATTGCTTTGGGAGCATCGTTCAGCGCACTGGAAGTTGTGCCTCTGGTAATGGTAGGGTCGGAAGCATGGCATAATTTCAAACTGACAAAAAGCACCGAATGGATCAAAAAATACCGTTGGGCCATCTTCTGTTTCATTGCAGTGGCCTTCTGGAACCTTGTCGGAGCCGGCGTATTCGGATTTCTCATCAATCCGCCCATTGCCCTTTACTACATGCAGGGACTTAACACAACGCCGGTTCACGGACATACTGCCTTGTTCGGAGTGTACGGCATGCTGGGCATCGGACTGATGCTCTTCTCCCTACGCGGCATGACGCTGAAACACGAATGGCGCGAAGACGTGCTCAAATACTCTTTCTGGGGCTTTCAGATCGGACTTATTTTGATGGTACTGCTCAGCATCCTGCCGGTAGGCATCAAGCAAACCATTGCGGCGGTCGATCATGGTATCTGGTACGCCCGCTCGATGGAGTTCATGCAGGAACCTCTTATGCAGACGCTTCGTTGGTTGCGCGTTATCGGCGACACCATATTCGGACTGGGAAGTGTGGGATTGGTCTATTTTGTTGTCGGATTGAAAACCGGCTGGTCGCTGAAGAAATAA